A single genomic interval of Alligator mississippiensis isolate rAllMis1 chromosome 15, rAllMis1, whole genome shotgun sequence harbors:
- the SPTBN2 gene encoding spectrin beta chain, non-erythrocytic 2 isoform X1, giving the protein MHRHIDKQSPGIRDTLADTQTCTDTEANTQTRSGHRRPGHAHKPQVAATQAHTGLRRPGHTHTHSHAPPPCTTEQPNLFLRKCPAPPCPPRPSLPAGRRPRLRLLAPGSSPAHACLAARTRLCAPAPPGTPMMFQGPMEAPPSPLLSPAAFVNAAQYANVLEGRFKQLQDEREAVQKKTFTKWVNSHLARVTCRIGDLYSDLRDGRMLIRLLEVLSGEQLPKPTKGRMRIHCLENVDKALQFLKEQKVHLENMGSHDIVDGNHRLTLGLIWTIILRFQIQDISVETEDNKEKKSAKDALLLWCQMKTAGYQNVNVHNFTTSWRDGLAFNAIIHKHRPDLIDIETLRKCNAHYNLQNAFNVAERELGLTKLLDPEDVNVDQPDEKSIITYVATYYHYFSKMKALAVEGKRIGKVLDSAIEADKLIEKYETLASDLLQWIEQTILTLNDRQLANSLAGVQNQLQAFNTYRTVEKPPKFTEKGNLEVLLFTIQSKMRANNQKAYTPREGKLISDINKAWERLEKAEHERELALRNELIRQEKLEQLAARFDRKAAMRETWLSENQRLVSQDNFGQDISAVEAAVRKHEAIETDIVAYSERVQAVSAVAAELEAEGYHDLKRVLARRDNVARLWDYLRELVAARRERLLLTLDLQKMLQDLAYLMDWMEEMKGRLQSQDFGKHLHGVDDLLQIHALVEADIAVQAERVRAISAAAQRFATPGEGYKPCEPQLVQERVSTLERGYEELVRLAGARRAKLEESRRLWKFFWDMGEEEAWMREQAQLLAAPDAARDLTGALRLISKHHAFRDEMSGRHGPLQQALAQGHELVREGHFGAHEVAERLREIEEQWQQLEALAGERGQRLAEAASLHQFQADAADLEAWMVDARRLVSSPDVGHDLFSTQSLAKKHKDVQEEIQNHGPAIAALREQAQALPPALAQAPEVAGRLPGLEERYQELARLAEQRWQDLQDALRLYQMFSEADACGLWMGEKEQWLHGMTIPEKLEDLEVVQQRFETLEPEVNALGTRVAAVNQVAGQLLSTDHRHRDRVQATQKELNARWERFRALAEEKKAALTSALTLQNYHLECDEMQAWMRDKTKLIESTQGLGNDLAGVTALQRKLSGVERDLAAIGAKVQGLGAEAEALAGRHPEQAGAVRARLAEVQEGWAALQDTLRRREESLGEARQLQGFLRDLDDFQAWLSRAQTAVACEDEPAAPAEAERLLAQHGAVRDELERYRPDCQRLRAMGCRVTQGHSDPQHLFLRQRLQALDTGWDELGRMWDGRQHHLARAHAFQLFLRDARQVQGLLSNQEYVLSHTEMPSTLQGAEAAIKKQEEFMASMEASGERIQGLLAAGRKLLAEDPIHADKVREKVDSIESRHERNREAASELLGRLRDNRELQHFLQDCQELTLWINEKMLTAQDMSYDEARNLHTKWQKHQAFTAELASNKDWLDKIDTEGQQLRAEKPELEAVVTEKLRGLHGLWDELESTTRTKAQCLFDANRAELFAQSCSALEAWLAGVRAQLQSDDYGKDLTSVNILLKKQQMLENQMDVREKEVEAIRAQAQALSQEDANTTEVDGTFRAVEEKFQGLRGPLQDRCARLLASKEEHQLNRDLEDEILWVNERMPLAVSTDHGKDLPSVQLLIKKNQTLQKELQGHAPRVQELLGRRAGPAGRLAALREAWEELQAQTELRHQRLERSQAAQQFYCDAAEAEAWMGEQELHMMSQEKAKDELIAQAMLKKHLVLEQALEDYAQTIHQLSAQSRDMVASGHPESERLRLRQGQVDKLYASLKDLAGERRGQLQEQQRLCQLKRDVDDLEQWISEREVVAASHELGQDYEHVTMLRDKFREFSRDTSAIGQERVDGVNALADELIAGGHSDSATVAEWKDGLNEAWADLLELMDTRSQMLAASYELHRFYHDARQALAQVQHKQAQLPDELGRDLNTAEAMQRSHSAFEHDIQALSAQVQQVQEDAGRLQKAYAGEKAEDIGRHEQAVSEAWAALGTRSRCRRQLLLDTVDRFRFLRAVRDLLLWMDGVLLQIEGHERPRDVSSADLVIKNHHGIKAEVEARADSFTACVATGTALLERGHYAADEISEKLSELQARRKEIGERWQDKMDWLQIVMEVLMFGRDASMAEAWLSSQEPIVRSAELGGSVAEVENLIKRHEGFQKSVAAWEERFLALERLTALEEKERCRREEEEARKRQPPEPEPVPEPEPTAAAQPAPALDGQQGPASSHGARTPTMQICPTELPAINGICPDSESSQVLETTEATNGAGPDPLAKDKEQSPTPSPKPRPKGPILIADPAHAATLPPRAPEPPAQESMEGALCRKQEMEAQGKKAANRSWQNVYCVLRKGSLGFYKDAKNAGHGVPYHGEAPVGLQGAQCSVALDYKKRKHVFKLGLSDGREYLFQAKDEAEMSTWMRVINTSAAGAPAPQWDTEEPPAGPGRGMTRAMSMPPVPAAEGPVTLRSKEGKERDREKRFSFFKKNK; this is encoded by the exons ATGCACAGACATATAGACaaacagagcccaggcatccgggACACACTCGCAGACACGCAGACGTGCACAGACACAGAGGCAAACACACAAACACGCTCAGGACACAGGCGTCCGGGACACGCACACAAGCCGCAGGTGGCTgcaacacaggcacacacaggaCTCAGGCGTccgggacacacacacactcactcacatgCACCCCCCCCTTGCACAACAGAGCAGCCCAACCTGTTTTTACGTAAATGCCCCGCGccgccctgccccccccgcccctccctgccagctgggaggaGGCCGAGGCTCCggctcctggctcctggctccagccctgcacacGCCTGCCTCGCTGCCCGCACCCGGCTGTGTGCCCCGGCCCCCCCCGGCACCCCCATGATGTTCCAGGGGCCCATGGAGGcgcccccctcacccctgctgtcccctgccgcCTTTGTCAACGCGGCCCAGTACGCCAACGTCCTGGAGGGCCGCTTCAAGCAGCTGCAAG ACGAGCGTGAGGCCGTGCAGAAGAAAACCTTCACCAAGTGGGTGAACTCGCACCTGGCGCGCGTGACCTGCCGCATCGGGGACCTGTACAGCGACCTGCGCGATGGCCGCATGCTCATCCGTCTGCTGGAGGTGCTCTCGGGAGAGCAGCTG cccaagcccaCCAAGGGCCGGATGCGCATCCACTGCCTGGAGAACGTGGACAAGGCGCTGCAGTTCCTCAAGGAGCAGAAGGTGCATCTGGAGAACATGGGCTCCCACGACATCGTGGACGGCAACCACCGCCTCACGCTCGGCCTCATTTGGACCATCATCCTCCGCTTCCAG ATCCAAGACATCAGCGTGGAGACGGAGGACAACAAGGAGAAGAAGTCAGCCAAGgatgccctgctgctgtggtgcCAGATGAAGACGGCggg GTACCAGAACGTCAATGTGCACAACTTCACCACCAGCTGGAGGGACGGGCTGGCCTTCAATGCCATCATCCACAAGCACAG GCCGGACCTCATCGACATCGAGACGCTGCGCAAGTGCAACGCGCATTACAACCTGCAGAATGCCTTCAACGTGGCTGAGCGCGAGCTGGGGCTCACCAAGCTGCTGGACCCTGAAG atGTCAACGTGGACCAGCCGGATGAGAAGTCCATCATCACCTACGTGGCCACCTACTACCACTACTTCTCCAAGATGAAGGCCTTGGCTGTGGAGGGCAAGCGCATCGGGAAG GTGCTGGACTCGGCCATCGAGGCCGACAAGCTGATCGAGAAGTACGAGACGCTGGCGTCCGACCTGCTGCAGTGGATCGAGCAGACCATCCTGACGCTGAACGACCGGCAGCTGGCCAACTCCCTGGCCGGCGTCCAGAACCAGCTGCAGGCCTTCAACACCTACCGCACCGTTGAGAAGCCCCCCAA GTTCACGGAGAAGGGGAACCTGGAGGTGCTGCTTTTCACCATCCAGAGCAAGATGCGAGCCAACAACCAGAAGGCCTACACGCCGCGGGAGGGCAAGCTCATCTCCGACATCAACAAG gcctgggaGCGCTTGGAGAAGGCAGAGCACGAGCGGGAGCTGGCTCTGCGGAACGAGCTGATCCGGCAGGagaagctggagcagctggcGGCGCGGTTCGACCGCAAGGCGGCCATGCGCGAGACCTGGCTGAGCGAGAACCAGCGCCTTGTGTCCCAG gacAACTTTGGGCAGGACATCTCGGCGGTGGAGGCAGCCGTGCGGAAGCATGAGGCCATCGAGACGGATATTGTGGCCTACAGCGAGCGGGTACAGGCCGTCAGTGCCGTGGCGGCcgagctggaggctgagggttACCATGACCTCAAGCGCGTGCTGGCCCGGCGTGACAACGTGGCCCGGCTGTGGGACTACCTGCGCGAGCTGGTGGCCGCCCGGCGCGAGCGCCTGCTGCTCACCCTCGACCTCCAGAAGATGCTGCAGGACCTTGCCTACCTCATGGACTGGATGGAGGAGATGAAG GGCCGGCTGCAGTCGCAGGACTTCGGGAAACACCTGCACGGCGTGGACGACCTGCTGCAGATCCATGCGCTGGTGGAGGCTGACATCGCTGTGCAGGCCGAGCGTGTGCGGGCCATCAGCGCTGCCGCCCAGCGCTTCGCCACCCCCGGGGAAG gctACAAGCCATGTGAACCACAGCTGGTGCAGGAGAGGGTGTCCACGCTGGAGCGGGGCTACGAGGAGCTGGTGCGGCTGGCAGGGGCGCGGCGGGCCAAGCTGGAGGAGTCGCGGCGCCTCTGGAAGTTCTTCTGGgacatgggggaggaggaggcctggaTGCGGGAGCAGGCGCAGCTGCTGGCCGCGCCGGACGCCGCCCGGGACCTGACGGGTGCCCTGCGCCTCATCAGCAAGCACCACGCCTTCCGGGACGAGATGAGCGGGCGCCACgggcccctgcagcaggcccTGGCCCAGGGCCACGAGCTGGTGCGCGAGGGCCACTTTGGAGCCCACGAGGTAGCCGAGCGGCTCCGGGAGAtcgaggagcagtggcagcagctggaggcgcTGGCGGGCGAGCGGGGCCAGCGCCTGGCCGAAGCCGCTAGCCTGCACCAGTTCCAAGCAGATGCCGCCGACCTGGAGGCCTGGATGGTGGATGCCCGGCGCCTCGTCTCCAGCCCAGACGTCGGCCACGACCTCTTCTccacccagagcctggccaaGAAGCACAAGGACGTGCAGGAGGAGATCCAGAACCACGGCCCTGCCATCGCCGCGCTGCGCGAGCAGGCCCAGGCGCTGCCGCCCGCCCTGGCCCAGGCGCCCGAGGTGGCGGGGAGGCTGCCGGGCCTGGAGGAGCGGTACCAGGAGCTGGCCAGGCTGGCCGAGCAGCGCTGGCAGGACCTGCAGGATGCCCTGCGGCTCTACCAGATGTTCAGCGAAGCTGACGCCTGCGGCCTCTGGATGGGCGAGAAGGAGCAGTGGCTCCACGGCATGACCATCCCTGAGAAGCTCGAGGACCTCGAGGTCGTGCAGCAGAG GTTCGAGACGCTGGAGCCGGAGGTGAACGCCCTGGGCACGCGGGTGGCCGCCGTCAACCAggtggctgggcagctgctgagCACGGACCACCGCCACCGCGACAGAGTCCAGGCCACGCAGAAGGAGCTCAATGCCAG GTGGGAGCGCTTCCGGGCGCTGGCAGAGGAGAAGAAGGCGGCGCTGACATCGGCGCTGACGCTGCAGAACTACCACCTGGAGTGCGACGAGATGCAGGCCTGGATGCGGGACAAGACCAAGTTGATCGAGTCGACACAGGGGCTGGGCAACGACTTGGCAGGCGTCACAGCGCTGCAGCGCAAGCTGTCAGGCGTGGAGCGTGACCTGGCTGCCATCGGTGCcaaggtgcagggcctgggggccgAGGCCGAGGCGCTGGCCGGGCGCCACCCCGAGCAGGCAGGCGCAGTGCGGGCGCGCCTGGCCGAGGTGCAGGAGGGCTGGGCGGCGCTGCAGGACACGCTGCGGCGCCGCGAGGAGTCGCTGGGCGAGGCACGCcagctgcagggcttcctgcgcGACCTGGACGACTTCCAGGCCTGGCTGTCGCGGGCGCAGACGGCCGTGGCCTGCGAGGATGAGCCGGCGGCGCCGGCTGAGGCGGAGCGGCTGCTGGCCCAGCACGGCGCTGTGCGGGATGAGCTGGAGCGCTACCGGCCCGATTGCCAGCGCCTGCGGGCCATGGGCTGCCGCGTCACGCAGGGCCACAGCGACCCGCAGCACCTCTTCCTGCGCCAGCGCCTGCAGGCCCTCGACACTGGCTGGGACGAGCTGGGCCGCATGTGGGATGGGCGCCAGCACCACTTGGCCCGGGCCCACGCCTTCCAGCTCTTCTTGCGCGACGCCCGCCAGGTCCAGGGGCTGCTCAGCAACCAG GAGTACGTGCTGTCACACACGGAGATGCCCAGCACTCTGCAGGGCGCCGAGGCCGCCATCAAGAAGCAGGAGGAGTTCATGGCCAGCATGGAGGCCAGCGGGGAGCGCATCCAGGGGCTGTTGGCTGCCGGGAGGAAGCTCCTGGCCGAGGACCCCATCCACGCAGACAAGGTCCGGGAGAAGGTCGACTCCATCGAGagcag GCACGAGCGGAACCGGGAAGCCGCCAGCGAGCTGCTGGGGCGGCTGCGGGACAACCGGGAGCTGCAGCACTTCCTCCAGGACTGCCAGGAG CTCACCCTGTGGATCAACGAGAAGATGCTGACGGCCCAGGACATGTCATACGACGAGGCCCGGAACCTGCACACCAAGTGGCAGAAGCACCAGGCCTTCACAGCCGAGCTGGCCTCCAACAAGGACTGGCTGGACAAGATTGACACG GAAGGGCAGCAGCTGCGGGCGGAGAAGCCGGAGCTGGAGGCAGTGGTGACGGAGAAGCTGCGGGGGCTGCACGGGCTGTGGGACGAGCTGGAGTCCACCACGCGCACCAAAGCCCAGTGCCTGTTCGATGCCAACCGGGCCGAGCTGTTTGCGCAGAGCTGCAGCGCGCTGGAGGCCTGGCTGGCCGGCGTGCGAGCTCAGCTGCAGTCCGACGACTACGGCAAGGACCTCACCAGCGTCAACATCCTCCTCAAGAAGCAGCAG AtgctggagaaccaaatggatgTGCGGGAgaaagaggtggaggccatccggGCCCAGGCACAGGCCCTGAGCCAGGAGGACGCCAATACGACCGAGGTGGACGGCACTTTCCGGGCAGTGGAGGAGAAGTTCCAGGGGCTGCGGGGGCCGCTGCAGGACCGCTGTGCCCGGCTCTTGGCCTCAAAAGAAGAGCACCAGCTCAACCGTGACCTAGAGGACGAGATT CTGTGGGTGAATGAGCGGATGCCCCTGGCTGTTTCCACTGACCATGGCAAGGACCTGCCCAGCGTCCAGCTGCTCATCAAGAAGAACCAG ACACtgcagaaggagctgcagggccACGCGCCACGggtgcaggagctgctggggcggcgggcagggccggcgGGGCGGCTGGCAGCCCTGCGCGAGGCCtgggaggagctgcaggcacagacCGAGCTGCGGCACCAGCGCCTCGAGCGGTCCCAGGCCGCCCAGCAGTTCTACTGTGATGCCGCTGAGGCCGAGGCCTGGATGGGCgagcaggagctgcacatgaTGTCCCAGGAGAAGGCCAAG GATGAGCTGATCGCACAGGCCATGCTGAAGAAGcacctggtgctggagcaggcgcTGGAGGACTACGCCCAGACCATCCATCAGCTCTCCGCCCAGAGCCGCGACATGGTGGCCAGCGGGCATCCCGAGAG TgagcggctgcggctgcggcagGGCCAGGTGGACAAGCTCTACGCCAGCCTGAAGGACCTGGCGGGGGAGCGgcgggggcagctgcaggagcagcagcgtCTCTGTCAGCTCAAGCGGGACGTGGACGACCTGGAGCAGTGGATCTCGGAGCGCGAGGTGGTGGCCGCCTCCCACGAGCTGGGCCAGGACTATGAGCACGTCACC ATGCTGCGGGACAAGTTCCGGGAGTTCTCGCGGGACACGAGCGCCATCGGGCAGGAGCGGGTGGACGGGGTGAACGCGCTGGCAGACGAGCTCATCGCAGGCGGCCACTCGGACAGTGCCACGGTGGCGGAGTGGAAGGACGGGCTGAACGAGGCCTGGGCCGACCTGCTGGAGCTGATGGACACGCGCAGCCAGATGCTGGCGGCCTCCTACGAGCTGCACCGCTTCTATCACGACGCGCGCCAGGCcctggcccaggtgcagcacAAGCAGGCACAGCTGCCCGACGAGCTGGGCCGCGACCTCAACACGGCCGAGGCCATGCAGCGCTCCCACAGTGCCTTCGAGCATGACATCCAGGCCCTCAGCGCGCAG GTGCAGCAGGTGCAGGAGGATGCGGGCCGGCTGCAGAAGGCCTATGCAGGCGAGAAGGCTGAGGACATTGGGCGGCACGAGCAGGCGGTGAGCGAGGCCTGGGCCGCGCTGGGCACCCGCAGCCGCTGCCGCCGCCAGCTGCTGCTCGACACTGTCGACCGGTTCCGCTTCCTGCGCGCCGTGCGCGACCTGCTGCTCTGGATGGATGGCGTCCTGCTTCAGATCGAGGGCCACGAGCGTCCGCG GGACGTGTCCTCGGCTGACCTGGTCATCAAGAACCACCACGGGATCAAGGCAGAGGTGGAAGCGCGGGCGGACAGCTTCACGGCCTGTGTGGCCACGGGCACTGCACTGCTGGAGAGGGGGCACTATGCTGCCGATGAG ATCTCAGAAAAGCTGTCGGAGCTGCAGGCGCGGCGCAAGGAGATCGGGGAGCGGTGGCAGGACAAGATGGACTGGCTGCAGAtcg TGATGGAGGTGCTGATGTTCGGGCGTGATGCCAGCATGGCGGAGGCATGGCTGTCCAGCCAGGAGCCCATCGTGCGCTCGGCCGAGCTGGGAGGCAGCGTGGCCGAAGTCGAGAACCTCATCAAGCGGCACGAGGGCTTCCAGAAGTCGGTGGCAGCCTGGGAGGAGCGCTTCCTAGCACTGGAGCGCCTCACTGCG ctggaggagaaggagcGGTGCcggcgggaggaggaggaggccaggAAGAGGCAGCCGCCGGAACCGGAGCCAGTGCCGGAGCCAGAGCCCACGGCCGcagcacagccagccccagccctggatgggcagcaggggccagcctcCAGCCATGGTGCCAG gacccCCACCATGCAGATCTGCCCCACGGAGCTGCCCGCCATCAATGGCATCTGCCCCGACTCAGAGTCTTCCCAG GTCTTGGAGACAACAGAGGCAACGAATGGGGCAGGGCCAGACCCGCTGGCTAAGGATaaggagcagagccccaccccctCGCCCAAGCCCCGCCCCAAGGGCCCCATCCTGATTGCCGACCCCGCCCATGCCGCCACCCTCCCACCCAGGGCAcctgagccccctgcccaggAGAGTATGGAGGGGGCCCTGTGCCGCAAGCAGGAGATGGAAGCCCAGGGCAAGAAGGCAGCCAACAG GTCATGGCAGAACGTGTACTGTGTCCTGCGCAAGGGCAGCCTCGGCTTCTACAAGGACGCCAAGAATGCGGGCCACGGCGTGCCCTACCACGGCGAGGCGCCTGTTGGCCTGCAGGGCGCCCAGTGCAGCGTGGCCCTTGACTACAAGAAGCGCAAGCATGTCTTCAAGCTGGG GCTGAGCGACGGCAGAGAATATTTATTCCAGGCTAAGGACGAG GCGGAGATGAGCACCTGGATGCGGGTGATCAACACCTCGGCGGCTGGTGCCCCCGCTCCCCAGTGGGACACAGAGGAGCcgcccgcggggccgggccggggcatgACGCGGGCCATGAGTATGCCACCCGTGCCGGCTGCCGAGGGCCCCGTCACCCTGCGCAGCAAggagggcaaggagagggacCGCGAGAAACGCTTCAGCTTCTTCAAGAAGAACAAATAG